ACCTCTATCGGGATGTTGCGGGGTGAAATCACCTGTAAAGTGCCTGAAACGTACGATTGGTCACGGTTCGGGGACGCCAGCGCCATTCTTACATTGAATGAAGTGATCAACAAATTAAATGACATGCGCCTGCCTAAACGCCCGCGCACAAGCGTGGTGATGGGTTCCATTTCCGGCGGCTCATCATTCAATACCATCGCCAAAGAAGCTACACTTGGATTCGAATTGCGATCTGAATCGGAAGAAGTGGTGGAAGATGTCGGGAAAACTATCCAGGATATTGCCATGGAAGTAGCCTCGAAAACCGGTGATGAAGTAGAGCTCGATATCTTTGCCCGGCGGCGGCCCGGTGGAATTCCATACGCACATCCGCTGAATGAATGCGCACGATCCGTAATGAAAAATCTGGAAATTGAACCCCGCCTTGCCCCAAGCACATCAGAACTGGCCGCCCTTATTGATAAAGGAATTCCGGCACTCACGCTTGGCATCACATCGGGTGACAGAATTCACAAAATGAATGAATCTGTCAAAATTGAACCGATCTATAAAGGGCTGGCTCAACTCATTGGAATATTAATCGCTACAGATGGAGGATTCTGTGAATAATCTGCAACAGTGGATCGACCAAAATACCTACCACCATTCTCAATTCTGGGACATTAAGAAACTTGTTGAAGCAAAAGAGAAACACGGTCTCACGATTTCGCTTTGCCTTCCCACACTGAACGAAGAAAAAACAATCGGTAAAGAAGTTATCCTGTTTAAGTCTGAACTGGTTAATCGCTATCCCCTGATTGATGAAATTGCTGTAATCGACTCAGGATCGGATGACAACACACTTGAAGTTGCAAAAACGTACGGCGCTGACACTTATCTCTCGTCTGAAATTCTCCCCAACCTGGAACCAAAAATGGGGAAAGGCGAAAATCTCTGGAAAGCAATTCATCAGCTGAAAGGAGATATCATTGTCTATGTGGATGCGGATATCAGCAACATACACCCCCGGTTCGTTTATGGGCTGGTTGCCCCGCTGATTTATCGTGAGGAAGTAAAGTATGTGAAGGCGTTTTACGATCGTCCTCTCGCCGTCTCTGGCGGTGTGAGAAATTCAGGCGGAGGTCGCGTCACCGAAATATTGGTCAGGCCTCTGTTTTCTCTGTTTTTTCCCGAACTCACCGCTATTATTCAGCCGCTTTCAGGCGAATATGCCGTACGCCGCGAAGTGCTGGAGCGAATTGCGTTTCCAATCGGATACGGTGTTGAAACCTCGCACCTGATTGATGTTCATCACAAGTTTGGGCTGGAAGCATTCGCCCAGACAGATCTCGACAAACGGGTGCACGAAAATAAACCCACCATCTCACTGGGTAAAATGTCGTTCGGAATTCTTCAAACGTTTCTCAAACGGGCACAGGCGCTCGGTAAATTTGAGAACGTGGATCACGAAACCATTTTGAGGCAATTCCAGGTTACAAAAAGCCAATATCAGCAGAATGAAATTTCAATTATTGAAGAGGAACGCCCTCCGATGATTGAGATTGAAGAGTATCGCAAAAAATTCGGCCGTTCGTAAAGTTGTGTTATTAATATAGTGACGGATTTATTGGATGAAAATCTTCACCGGATGAATTCGCTTCATCCGGTGAATTCTCTGAGCTCTACATTATCCCTCACATAACCTGATAAAATAACCCATTAAGTCCTATCCACTCATCCGATGGCGTGAAGTCAGCGGATGAGGGTATTTCTTTAACTCGGCAAATCAGAATTGACTTGGCATTATCATGAAACAGAAAACATTGCTTGCTGAACGATTTAAAGAGCTTTCAAACCCGCTTCAACCTGAACCCACCGGAGAGCAGCCGCAACTCACTAAACTTACAGGGATAAAGGCCGTAATTTTCGATTTTTACGGTACACTATTTATTTCCGGAGTAGGGGATATTGGAATCGATGATGGAAACTCCGACTCCCAGCTGCTTCTCGATGCTCTTGATGGTGCAGATATTGAAGTATCTGATCCTAAAGCGGGAAAACGTGGATATGAGATCTATAACAAGGTCGTCACAGATGAGATCCAGGAGATCAAGGCGAGTGGAATTCCATACCCTGAGCCCGATATCCGGAAAGTCTGGAGAAATGTATTGAACCAGATGTACGCCGAAGGACTGATTCGCTCTTCTACATCATCGGATGATCACGAGCGAATGGCCGTGGAGTTTGAAGTTCGAATGAACCCGGTCTGGCCGATGGAGGATCTCCATGAAACACTTGAAATACTCCGCAACAAAGAGATGATCCTGGGCATCATTTCTAATTCTCAATTTTATACGCCCATCGCATTCGAAGCACTTGCAGGCCATAATCTCACATCGCTCGGGTTTGATCAGGATCTCCTTCACTGGTCATTTGAAGAGTCGAGAAAAAAACCGGGACTTCAGTTCTATGAGAATTTCATGGAGAAAGCATCAAAAAAATACCCGGCCCTGCAGCCTGAAAATTATCTTTATGTTGGTAATGATATGCTGAAAGATGTGTACCCGGCCCATGAAATGGGTATGAAAACCGCTCTGTTTGCCGGAGACAACCGATCTCTGAAATGGAGAAAAGACGATTCACGTACTAAAAATCTAAAACCGGATATCGTCATAACTACTCTGAGCCAGATCGCCGAATGCATCTGATCGTTTAGCGATTTCAGATCATAATCCAGGCCACCTGGTAAGATTTTAGTGTCAGAGTTCCCTCTGAGATACACACCTTCTCACTGAGTATATCGTCGTAATTTTTATTCTTTTCGAAGGGAAACTGATCTCCGGTAATATCTAAGATCTTTTCTTCGTCTGTAAGATTCGCAGCTACAAAAACCCGTTCCATGCCTTCAGGATCGACCCGTTCAATGCAAAACAGGTCCGGATCTGCATCAAAAACTTTCTGTTTTCCAAACGGATGAAACGCCGGGTGTTGATTTCTTTTCTCCAGAATCTCCTTGTACCTGTTAAAAATACGATAGGTATTGGTGTCCGGATCGTTTAACGCATCAACAAGTTCGTTATATCCCCATTTCTTACGATTAATGGTTCGGTACCGCCCGGTTATGGAAACGCCTCGCATGTTGTTTCGGGTAGCCGTCAGATTGTGGAAGTAGATACCGGGAACACCCTGTAAACTCAACATAATGATCTGAGAGCAGATATAACGCCGTTCCTGTATACTTTGAGATCCGTTATAGTCTGAAAATGCATCAAAATAGGTGATATTTAACTCGTAGGGGCTTAAACTTCCATCGGGATTCTGCTTTTCCGATACAAACCCGCCTCTGCCTCTCATACCCTCTACGAGGGCTGCAAACTCCTCATCCGGCACCAGCCCTTCAAGCGGCCGTACTCCAATGCCGTCATGCGATGATGTAAAATTGAAATAGGTACAGTTTTCGGGAAGCGTATGTAGTGATTCTGCCCACCTCGTGAGGTACGACGCATTCTCCGTGAGAATAGCGTGTAAAAGCAGCGGCGGCAGACTGAACTGATAAACCATATGAGCTTCATCACCATCACCAAAGTAGCTGATATTCTCTTTATGCGGCACATTGGTCTCGGTAATCAGTGTTGTCTCCGGTGCATAATGATCTACAATCGTTCGCATCAGTTTCACAATTTCATGCGTTTCCGGCAGATGTATGCAAGATGTGCCAATCTCTTTCCATATAAATGCTACAGCATCCAGCCGAATCACCGACAAACCTTCTTTAAGGTAGAACAGGAAAATATCGATGAATCGGAAAAGGAGATCAGGGTTTGCAAAATTCACATCAATTTGGTCATCACTGAAGGTTGTCCAGACAAACTTCTCACCTTTATCGGTGTGAACCGGCGTGAGCAAAGGTGAACTCCTCGGCCGCGTCACTTCACTCAGATCCAGAGAGGGATCCACTTCAATAAAATAATCGGTATACGGTTCTTTATTTCTCAGATATTTCTTAAACCAGCTGCTGTGGCGGGATGCATGATTCATCACCAGGTCGCCCATCAACCTGAAATCTTTGCTCATTTCTTCTATATCATCCCAGCCGCCCACACGGGTATCTACCCGCTTATAATCCACAACCGAAAAGCCGTCATCGGATGAGCTCGGGTAAAAGGGTAGAATATGTACCGATGAAATAAATCCCTTCAGATGCTCATTCAGAAATTCGTGCTGTTTATGGAGTTTTGACACAGGCTCACCTTCATCCGGCTGAACCATATCACCATACGTAATCAGTATCTGATCCTGATGAGACCATACATTTTTAAACGAAAAATCACCTTCTGCCGGACTCATATCGTACTCATCCAACAGTTTGTGTGTCTGTTGAAGACAATACTCCACTTTTTCGTCGCCGTAGATGAAGGAGTAATGTTTTTGTAATTGTTTTTTAAAAGAGTCTGTAAATCGGGGGTAGCTCATAAAGTAAAACCGGTATGGGTTCAATAAAAAATACGCGTTTGGCAGTAATTGATGAATAAGCGTTCATGGAAAATACAATTCACAAAGTCAGATATTCGTGATTCAAACTCATTCATTATTCCCAAAAATGCCTGAACCATAACAGATTCAGATACAATAACTGCTAAACGCGTTAAATAATTTACTAACAAACAATCTTTTTCTGTTAAAGTAAAGGGTGAATCCCGCGGCTGTCTAAATTATTATTCAGGCCGAATAAAACATTCATAATCCAATTATAGGACCAGACCAGTTCGCATTGTCAAAATCACTCCCAGCTCTTGGTCCCATAACTTTTTGATCGATATGAAGTTTATTCTGGAGTGTTCCACCTCCGAGAGACTGTGATAAAATACCTTGTCAAAAAATTGGTGTATTTATGTTTTTAACCGCAAGGGGCGCAAGCAGCCGCAGAGGTTATTTATTCGTATTCTTTGCGCACTTCGCGCAACCTTGGCGGTATATTTTTAGGTTATTATAAATTATTTTCTCACACCCTCACGAAGGGACAATGGGATTAATCAGGGCGACTCTGGGTGAAATGAACTGCCCCGGGGCAGAAGTACAATGAATCGAATTTTCCGTAGTGAACTTATTAGCCTGGATCGTTGTGAGCACATCTATATTCACGAATCTGACAAAACGTCATTTCGTTTTATGGTTAGATCACATTCTTTCTTATTTTTCAGGGTATAAAAAATAAATTATTTATGGACAGACAAGCACTACAGGAAAGATTTGGTTTAAATGGAGAGTCTGCTGCAATCCGCCAGGTTGTGGACAAAATCAGGCAGATCGCCAAAACAGATATCACCGTTCTGCTGCAGGGTGAGAGCGGCACCGGTAAAGATGTAACCGCGCGCGCTATTCACTCAATCAGTGAAAGAAAAAATTCTGACCTGGTAATTGTAAACTGTGGCGCTATTCCGGAAGGGATCATTGAAAGTGAGCTTTTCGGTCATGAGAAAGGCGCATTTACCGGGGCTCATGAGGCGCGCAAGGGATATTTTGAGAAAGCGGATAACGGAACCATTTTTTTAGATGAAATCGCCGATACACCCAAAAATATCCAGGTGAAACTTCTAAGAGTTCTCGAATCCGGCGAATTTTTCCGTGTGGGTTCCAGCAAGATGTATACATCGAACGTTCGGGTTATTGCGGCAACTAATAAGGATCTCTGGGAGGAAGTACAGCAGGGTAACTTCAGAGAAGATCTCTACTACCGCCTCGATACGGTTAAAATTAAGCTTCCTCCGCTTCGTGATCGCCAGGAAGATGTAGTCCCCATTTTCAGAAAGTTTGTCAACGAATTCTCTTCAAAATACGATTCAGTATTTAAAGGTTTTTCTGATGAAGCCCGGGAGCTGCTCATCTCCTACCGGTGGCCGGGGAATGTACGTGAATTGAAGAATGTGGCTGAACAGCTTGTTGTTCTTGAAAAATCTCAGTTTATAGATAAAGAACGTCTTCAGAAATATCTGAAAGGAAGACAGCATCA
This portion of the Rhodohalobacter sp. SW132 genome encodes:
- a CDS encoding glucosyl-3-phosphoglycerate synthase, whose product is MEDSVNNLQQWIDQNTYHHSQFWDIKKLVEAKEKHGLTISLCLPTLNEEKTIGKEVILFKSELVNRYPLIDEIAVIDSGSDDNTLEVAKTYGADTYLSSEILPNLEPKMGKGENLWKAIHQLKGDIIVYVDADISNIHPRFVYGLVAPLIYREEVKYVKAFYDRPLAVSGGVRNSGGGRVTEILVRPLFSLFFPELTAIIQPLSGEYAVRREVLERIAFPIGYGVETSHLIDVHHKFGLEAFAQTDLDKRVHENKPTISLGKMSFGILQTFLKRAQALGKFENVDHETILRQFQVTKSQYQQNEISIIEEERPPMIEIEEYRKKFGRS
- a CDS encoding sigma-54-dependent Fis family transcriptional regulator, with the protein product MDRQALQERFGLNGESAAIRQVVDKIRQIAKTDITVLLQGESGTGKDVTARAIHSISERKNSDLVIVNCGAIPEGIIESELFGHEKGAFTGAHEARKGYFEKADNGTIFLDEIADTPKNIQVKLLRVLESGEFFRVGSSKMYTSNVRVIAATNKDLWEEVQQGNFREDLYYRLDTVKIKLPPLRDRQEDVVPIFRKFVNEFSSKYDSVFKGFSDEARELLISYRWPGNVRELKNVAEQLVVLEKSQFIDKERLQKYLKGRQHQGSADNLPVVAAKSDSEDEHEFKSSSSQDPTLIYRALVEMRTDLSDLKKMLAKFLYSSFSQKEIKALPEAMPREFDPNDISVYTNEHGEESLGIRSMNRNENEEPAEGSAIQSFFGEDEIPSIEKAEKFLIQQALKKFEGNRRKASEALGVSERTLYRKLDQYELQ
- a CDS encoding HAD family hydrolase encodes the protein MKQKTLLAERFKELSNPLQPEPTGEQPQLTKLTGIKAVIFDFYGTLFISGVGDIGIDDGNSDSQLLLDALDGADIEVSDPKAGKRGYEIYNKVVTDEIQEIKASGIPYPEPDIRKVWRNVLNQMYAEGLIRSSTSSDDHERMAVEFEVRMNPVWPMEDLHETLEILRNKEMILGIISNSQFYTPIAFEALAGHNLTSLGFDQDLLHWSFEESRKKPGLQFYENFMEKASKKYPALQPENYLYVGNDMLKDVYPAHEMGMKTALFAGDNRSLKWRKDDSRTKNLKPDIVITTLSQIAECI
- a CDS encoding M20/M25/M40 family metallo-hydrolase; translated protein: MSLKSVIGSLDNLQDQLAQFREILLANLVMIGEIPSPTTGEEDRIEFLLNRFNEAGLPESSIDECGNGIGVLNGTEGEKSILINAHADTVFSSKTDHTMQVTSDSITGPGVADNSLGLAVLATLPYILEELDIKLKNNLILFGGTKSLGRGDLEGIRFFLDNNDFNIKNALCIEGVELGRLSYTSIGMLRGEITCKVPETYDWSRFGDASAILTLNEVINKLNDMRLPKRPRTSVVMGSISGGSSFNTIAKEATLGFELRSESEEVVEDVGKTIQDIAMEVASKTGDEVELDIFARRRPGGIPYAHPLNECARSVMKNLEIEPRLAPSTSELAALIDKGIPALTLGITSGDRIHKMNESVKIEPIYKGLAQLIGILIATDGGFCE
- a CDS encoding sugar phosphorylase — translated: MSYPRFTDSFKKQLQKHYSFIYGDEKVEYCLQQTHKLLDEYDMSPAEGDFSFKNVWSHQDQILITYGDMVQPDEGEPVSKLHKQHEFLNEHLKGFISSVHILPFYPSSSDDGFSVVDYKRVDTRVGGWDDIEEMSKDFRLMGDLVMNHASRHSSWFKKYLRNKEPYTDYFIEVDPSLDLSEVTRPRSSPLLTPVHTDKGEKFVWTTFSDDQIDVNFANPDLLFRFIDIFLFYLKEGLSVIRLDAVAFIWKEIGTSCIHLPETHEIVKLMRTIVDHYAPETTLITETNVPHKENISYFGDGDEAHMVYQFSLPPLLLHAILTENASYLTRWAESLHTLPENCTYFNFTSSHDGIGVRPLEGLVPDEEFAALVEGMRGRGGFVSEKQNPDGSLSPYELNITYFDAFSDYNGSQSIQERRYICSQIIMLSLQGVPGIYFHNLTATRNNMRGVSITGRYRTINRKKWGYNELVDALNDPDTNTYRIFNRYKEILEKRNQHPAFHPFGKQKVFDADPDLFCIERVDPEGMERVFVAANLTDEEKILDITGDQFPFEKNKNYDDILSEKVCISEGTLTLKSYQVAWIMI